One stretch of Castor canadensis chromosome 14, mCasCan1.hap1v2, whole genome shotgun sequence DNA includes these proteins:
- the Fgf17 gene encoding fibroblast growth factor 17 isoform X2: MGAARLLPNLTLCLQLLILCCQTQYVRDQGAMTDQLSRRQIREYQLYSRTSGKHVQVTGRRISATAEDGNKFAKLIVETDTFGSRVRIKGAESEKYICMNKRGKLIGKPSGKSKECVFTEIVLENNYTAFQNARHEGWFMAFTRQGRPRQASRSRQNQREAHFIKRLYQGQLPFPNHAERQKQFEFVGSAPTRRTKRTRRPQPLT, translated from the exons ATGGGAGCCGCCCGCCTGCTGCCCAACCTCACTCT GTGCTTGCAGCTCTTGATTCTCTGCTGTCAAACGCAG TACGTGAGGGACCAGGGCGCCATGACTGACCAGCTGAGCAGGCGGCAGATCCGCGAGTACCAGCTCTACAGCCGGACCAGCGGCAAGCATGTGCAGGTCACCGGGCGTCGCATCTCCGCCACTGCTGAGGATGGCAACAAGTTTG CCAAACTCATAGTGGAGACGGACACATTCGGCAGCCGCGTGCGCATCAAGGGGGCAGAGAGTGAGAAGTACATCTGTATGAACAAGAGGGGCAAGCTCATCGGGAAG CCCAGTGGGAAGAGCAAAGAATGCGTGTTCACCGAGATTGTGCTGGAGAACAACTACACAGCCTTCCAGAACGCCCGGCACGAGGGCTGGTTCATGGCCTTCACGAGGCAGGGCCGGCCCCGCCAGGCCTCCCGCAGCCGCCAGAACCAGCGAGAGGCCCACTTCATCAAGCGCCTCTACCAGGGCCAGCTGCCCTTCCCCAACCACGCTGAGAGGCAGAAGCAGTTCGAGTTTGTGGGCTCGGCCCCCACCCGCAGAACCAAGCGCACCCGGCGGCCCCAGCCCCTCACGTAG
- the Fgf17 gene encoding fibroblast growth factor 17 isoform X1 — translation MGAARLLPNLTLCLQLLILCCQTQGENHPSPNFNQYVRDQGAMTDQLSRRQIREYQLYSRTSGKHVQVTGRRISATAEDGNKFAKLIVETDTFGSRVRIKGAESEKYICMNKRGKLIGKPSGKSKECVFTEIVLENNYTAFQNARHEGWFMAFTRQGRPRQASRSRQNQREAHFIKRLYQGQLPFPNHAERQKQFEFVGSAPTRRTKRTRRPQPLT, via the exons ATGGGAGCCGCCCGCCTGCTGCCCAACCTCACTCT GTGCTTGCAGCTCTTGATTCTCTGCTGTCAAACGCAG GGGGAGAATCACCCGTCTCCTAATTTTAACCAGTACGTGAGGGACCAGGGCGCCATGACTGACCAGCTGAGCAGGCGGCAGATCCGCGAGTACCAGCTCTACAGCCGGACCAGCGGCAAGCATGTGCAGGTCACCGGGCGTCGCATCTCCGCCACTGCTGAGGATGGCAACAAGTTTG CCAAACTCATAGTGGAGACGGACACATTCGGCAGCCGCGTGCGCATCAAGGGGGCAGAGAGTGAGAAGTACATCTGTATGAACAAGAGGGGCAAGCTCATCGGGAAG CCCAGTGGGAAGAGCAAAGAATGCGTGTTCACCGAGATTGTGCTGGAGAACAACTACACAGCCTTCCAGAACGCCCGGCACGAGGGCTGGTTCATGGCCTTCACGAGGCAGGGCCGGCCCCGCCAGGCCTCCCGCAGCCGCCAGAACCAGCGAGAGGCCCACTTCATCAAGCGCCTCTACCAGGGCCAGCTGCCCTTCCCCAACCACGCTGAGAGGCAGAAGCAGTTCGAGTTTGTGGGCTCGGCCCCCACCCGCAGAACCAAGCGCACCCGGCGGCCCCAGCCCCTCACGTAG